Proteins encoded in a region of the Pelmatolapia mariae isolate MD_Pm_ZW linkage group LG16_19, Pm_UMD_F_2, whole genome shotgun sequence genome:
- the si:dkey-157l19.2 gene encoding NHS-like protein 3 isoform X2, which translates to MVVLLTNNSNNFYCFPTVSKRRAALKLDDDEKTPAPPLFQENVFIESSRPKYLEDLHTEALQGLKMMQEEETNNGVEYQDSVSTISTMTAQTDGESAGFMTDSTIPDTSSVASVQSSVSTRSSRSGLTRQGSTFRPLNSGKKSEKTRTRRRHRKTVVGIPHHVQRELGLDRVDWTLNTKLDEEQLFNGETNPSPTTDGQQMGSQSEKGASINVPGISIQPLNKKNVKQLGATHAAHRDDLALLHRLGPALEDDQRPRSLAVPWLTTASSLQQELPSPVMSMSPQAAYMSKIIPNAILPPAIDVVEISRGRSRNSVRTVSKSSLLLSSPAPSRASSRASSVRTYSSKSSTITSASRNNPPNLSDTSCWSNSDSSETLVSDSSTISNSSTPKQKRNGNASAKEDKVDAHSSISKASSSNGRVIVRGDEVKKDGQFVRSLSVTKPKRAPPPPSRSYSLHSKMKRQPRFPAEIRVLPGENSLHSNSAPSEESDQNQSHSYPSKTLDSPGYNADTSSLDDSMGSSSVGPFKTQLQTMKIEKAKKVLKDASQEKRELLEESQDGTSPHLTKQPNGSSPKHKNSILAKLQNLLVGPSSTKSESSKYNKCTEERKPDSKDTVSPSVQALIEIFNIPPPPKVHAPPPPPPEVWSHSLRSCELILGPPAPGKTYAIAKKNPKDRRQQRQSPSAAAEESAKSLAVERKHKNPSVTTESVNGSLHVLELKKVQESGILNAEMRKDSNERLAQNVDLNGRGNDEKGRVSDMLNGMLMKAVERREERLAAIKEEAANKTTGQATEVKTNTDIAPAISLIHISPALSAPLVQRVSQPLPRQTTEINSITSVKVVSPESSWPPPPPPTSGSPSGPDEIDFPLPPPPLFGDDSPIIPVQVPPKSSLRSDSSCTTASVISIVKKDSIKAIIEPELHKSSTSQGVAPSPLNIPPPPPYTAPPPPLTEVLPTATDKVSLTLSPPPPVEFGPVIPKKPPSPVVQDVPPPVKDISSTLVTLVSPSPAKVVSPPLVVEVSHLPLKEVSAPSSEEVTSPPSQEHMSNVSEEAEPISKLTPPQSIPPAPPLPSQPESSEQKIELLQEKVSFEPEANAVSSNSVLIPPQNIPPQPPTELLPQSQVVTPKTDVPQTVEAPKTDVLTTKEASPSPPSEVSIPPPSPPETSSPEKTQVPAPSVPVNIPVPPPLPVQGHASIKEQPIPLSTENKTQEQTSTPVVQEEPMPLVTPSLLQMVKLRSVTSSPELPKAEEQQPQAEVTSSNQCPSSSANGEAPQKPIRKSLIMTSSTPIPPPETVPSQPTVPKSQADVVPPASLSIATSPTKKTYSAVNTNRSMNLQEAIRMRTAARSQQSPVSRLSLQPPTSPLDLHKSPSSTASFIFSKSNRNVVTETKSVPVAKEDVQKKVTSEAESMNKGAKVPPPVAKKPKTKGSEVETSEDVDQTAKQEAQQESIKEKTNGTAGTVEGGSS; encoded by the exons ATGGTGGTGCTTCTGACTAATAACTCCAATAATTTTTATTGCTTTCCTACAGTTTCCAAGAGAAGAG ctgcccTAAAGCTAGATGACGATGAAAAGACCCCGGCACCCCCGTTGTTCCAGGAGAATGTGTTCATTGAGTCCAGCAGGCCCAAGTACCTGGAGGACCTTCACACTGAGGCCCTGCAAGGACTGAAAATGATGCAGGAGGAAG AAACCAATAACGGAGTGGAATACCAGGACAGCGTAAGCACAATT TCGACAATGACGGCTCAAACAGATGGAGAAAGTGCTGGGTTTATGACAGACAGCACGATTCCTGACACGTCTTCTGTCGCCTCTGTGCAATCGTCAGTGTCCACTAGATCCTCCCGCTCTGGACTCACCAGGCAAG GTTCAACATTCAGACCTTTGAACTCTGGGAAAAAGTCAGAAAAGACCAGGACCAGAAGACGCCACAGGAAGACTGTTGTGGGTATCCCACATCATGTTCAGAGAGAGCTGG GTCTGGACAGAGTTGACTGGACACTGAATACAAAGTTAGATGAGGAACAGCTTTTTAATGGCGAGACTAATCCCAGTCCAACTACAGATGGCCAACAGATGGGATCACAGTCTGAAAAAGGAGCCAGTATTAATGTTCCAGGCATAAGCATCCAGCCTCTCAACAAGAAAAATGTCAAGCAGCTCGGTGCTACCCATGCTGCTCATAGAGATGATCTCGCCCTGCTGCACCGTCTGGGTCCTGCCTTGGAAGATGATCAGAGGCCTCGGTCTTTAGCTGTACCCTGGTTGACCACTGCCTCCAGCCTTCAACAGGAGCTTCCCAGCCCCGTCATGTCCATGTCACCCCAGGCTGCTTACATGTCCAAAATCATTCCCAATGCCATTTTGCCACCCGCAATCGATGTGGTGGAGATCAGCCGTGGGCGTAGTCGGAACAGTGTCCGCACTGTCAGCAAAAGCAGCCTGCTGCTCTCCAGCCCAGCTCCGTCCCGTGCTTCTTCTAGAGCATCTTCAGTGAGAACTTATTCCTCCAAATCGTCCACCATCACCTCTGCCTCTCGCAACAATCCTCCAAATCTGTCTGACACGTCGTGTTGGAGCAATTCTGACTCGTCCGAGACATTGGTATCTGACTCTTCAACCATCTCCAACAGCAGCACCCCAAAGCAAAAGAGAAATGGCAATGCTTCTGCTAAGGAGGACAAAGTTGATGCTCACTCCTCTATAAGCAAGGCCTCCAGCTCCAATGGCAGGGTGATCGTCAGGGGAGATGAGGTTAAGAAAGACGGACAGTTCGTGCGTAGCCTCTCTGTTACGAAGCCAAAAAGGGCCCCTCCTCCTCCAAGCCGCTCCTATTCCCTCCACAGTAAAATGAAGCGCCAGCCCCGTTTTCCGGCAGAGATTAGGGTCCTGCCAGGAGAAAATTCTCTCCACAGCAATTCAGCCCCAAGTGAGGAAAGTGACCAAAACCAATCTCACTCTTATCCCTCCAAGACTCTGGACAGCCCTGGCTACAATGCTGACACCAGTTCTCTGGATGATTCAATGGGCTCTTCATCAGTCGGTCCCTTTAAAACTCAGCTGCAGACAATGAAAATAGAGAAAGCTAAAAAGGTTTTGAAAGATGCTTCACAAGAGAAGCGAGAACTGCTTGAGGAGAGCCAAGATGGCACATCCCCACATCTCACTAAACAACCTAACGGTTCATCTCCAAAGCATAAGAACAGCATTTTAGCAAAGCTTCAAAATTTACTTGTTGGACCCTCTTCAACTAAGTCAGAGTCATCTAAATATAATAAGTGCACTGAGGAACGTAAGCCTGATTCAAAAGACACTGTCAGTCCCTCTGTACAGGCCTTGATAGAAATTTTCAATATCCCTCCACCACCTAAAGTCCAtgcacctccacctcctccacctgaGGTGTGGTCCCATAGTTTGCGTTCATGTGAGCTGATCCTGGGACCCCCGGCCCCTGGCAAGACTTATGCTATTGCAAAGAAGAACCCGAAGGACCGGAGACAACAGAGGCAGTCTCCTTCTGCAGCTGCTGAGGAGTCGGCTAAGAGCTTGGCAGTAGAAAGAAAGCACAAAAATCCATCAGTGACGACAGAGTCTGTTAATGGATCCCTACATGTGCTAGAATTGAAGAAAGTTCAAGAAAGTGGGATTTTGAATGCAGAGATGCGCAAAGATAGCAATGAAAGACTGGCTCAGAATGTAGATTTGAACGGACGTGGTAATGATGAGAAAGGGAGAGTAAGTGATATGTTGAATGGAATGTTAATGAAGGCTGTAGAGAGACGAGAAGAAAGACTTGCAGcaataaaagaagaagcagctaaTAAAACAACCGGCCAAGCTACAGAGGTGAAAACTAACACTGATATAGCACCTGCCATTTCATTAATTCACATTTCCCCAGCGCTATCTGCTCCTCTGGTGCAACGTGTTTCCCAGCCCCTCCCCAGACAGACCACAGAAATCAATTCCATTACATCAGTAAAAGTTGTATCTCCCGAATCTTCCTGgccccctccaccaccaccgaCATCAGGTAGCCCCAGTGGGCCAGATGAAATAGAttttcctcttcctccaccCCCACTGTTTGGTGATGATTCACCCATTATACCTGTTCAGGTTCCACCAAAGTCCTCCCTCAGGAGTGACTCCTCTTGCACGACTGCATCGGTTATATCAATAGTGAAAAAGGACAGCATTAAGGCGATCATAGAGCCTGAACTTCACAAGTCCAGTACATCTCAGGGTGTAGCGCCTTCTCCCTTAAATATCCCTCCTCCCCCACCATATACAGCTCCCCCTCCACCACTTACAGAGGTTCTGCCTACTGCAACAGATAAGGTATCTTTGACACTTTCTCCACCACCACCTGTAGAGTTTGGTCCTGTAATACCAAAAAAGCCACCTTCACCCGTGGTTCAAGATGTGCCCCCACCTGTTAAAGACATCTCCTCTACCTTGGTAACATTAGTATCTCCTTCACCAGCTAAAGTCGTCTCACCTCCTCTAGTTGTTGAGGTCTCACATCTGCCACTCAAAGAGGTGTCTGCTCCGTCCTCTGAAGAGGTTACGTCTCCTCCTTCTCAAGAACATATGTCTAACGTCTCTGAAGAGGCTGAACCCATCAGCAAGCTGACTCCACCACAAAGTATTCCACCTGCACCACCCCTGCCATCACAGCCAGAATCATCAGAGCAGAAGATTGAGCTTCTACAAGAGAAGGTCTCCTTTGAACCTGAAGCTAACGCAGTTTCATCTAACAGTGTTCTTATCCCCCCTCAGAATATTCCCCCTCAACCTCCCACAGAGCTTCTCCCACAATCTCAGGTAGTAACCCCAAAAACTGATGTTCCACAAACTGTAGAGGCCCCAAAAACTGATGTTCTGACAACAAAGGAGGCCTCACCTTCACCTCCATCTGAAGTATCAataccaccaccatcaccacctgAAACATCTTCACCAGAAAAGACTCAAGTACCTGCTCCTTCTGTACCTGTAAACATTCCTGTACCTCCACCTTTACCAGTTCAGGGGCATGCCAGCATTAAGGAGCAGCCTATTCCTTTAAGCACAGAGAATAAAACCCAAGAGCAGACTTCTACCCCAGTTGTGCAAGAAGAACCTATGCCCCTTGTCACCCCTTCCCTCCTGCAGATGGTCAAATTGCGGTCAGTCACCAGCAGCCCTGAGCTCCCCAAAGCTGAAGAGCAGCAACCACAGGCTGAGGTCACAAGCAGCAATCAGTGCCCATCCTCATCTGCTAATGGTGAGGCTCCTCAGAAGCCCATCAGAAAATCTCTAATCATGACCTCTTCTACACCCATTCCTCCACCGGAAACAGTCCCTTCACAACCAACTGTGCCCAAGTCCCAAGCTGACGTggttcctcctgcatctttgtCCATAGCCACCTCCCCTACGAAAAAGACTTATTCTGCCGTGAACACTAACCGTTCCATGAACCTACAGGAAGCCATCCGCATGAGGACAGCAGCCAGATCTCAACAAAGTCCAGTGTCTCGCCTCAGCTTGCAGCCTCCAACGTCACCACTGGACCTTCACAAGTCCCCCAGTAGCACTGCAAGCTTTATCTTCTCCAAGAGCAACAGGAATGTTGTGACTGAGACCAAGTCAGTGCCGGTGGCCAAGGAAGATGTACAGAAGAAGGTGACCAGTGAAGCAGAGTCAATGAATAAGGGAGCCAAGGTGCCACCACCAGTTGCAAAGAAACCCAAAACAAAGGGCAGCGAGGTTGAGACGAGTGAAGATGTGGAccaaactgcaaaacaggaagcacagcaGGAAAGTATCAAAG agaaaacaaaTGGAACAGCTGGTACTGTTGAAGGAGGGTCGTCATAA
- the LOC134644592 gene encoding zona pellucida sperm-binding protein 3-like, which produces MDSCPSVAMKTKWYPFILWSVLSLGLLSSAVDTYESPLTRRKVVFKLGAPKIKLPLAKDRESNQRLPADTPPEPQRGYRRSYSASAPVTLGPMRPGKPEAKIQSDFAYLPDVSVTCSTSDFVVRIKPAFYGLGAEAEELLLGSSCKSNGLLRPYGDLLFSYPLTACDGVREMPHGYLVYKFVLHYEPSPKRFPSRAHRVDVAIECRYLRNHHVHQLAVQPTWETVVFRKRLKSRHTDYQITLMDDSWSRAVTTRVYQLGQKVHIQVSAPHLPAGGKLYIRSCYAAPSSGSKSSLKYSIIDNFGCMLDSKGDLGASEFVSRTDRTVRLSVLAFQFTADPNTEVSIHCRLFVTSEDPSPVHKSCTYRGNRWRALTGDDSICECCESRCVTPKPRRAMMEGSASSGSLLVSDQSYTVKDQLLPVSLPLDSIRKQQRTTNRYSDETHSRDRFLGKAVKYNDDGEEESGTAFGAMTGLNLDEFGFGERVLKGKWNESEVKRLDKLREEGSPYEKKDSDERSENEVYDVEQANDLKPKGSEMISHLEQSPLSKIDAQPPDSRDEGGNRTHGGKEVEVEEKGLMTVHEVQLKNDSRTADAEDGGEMTWYFFWR; this is translated from the exons ATGGACAGCTGTCCGTCTGTTGCGATGAAAACAAAGTGGTATCCCTTTATTTTGTGGAGCGTTTTATCACTTGGCCTTCTAAGCTCTGCGGTGGACACGTATGAATCTCCGCTTACGAGAAGGAAAGTGGTTTTCAAACTGGGCGCTCCGAAAATCAAACTTCCATTAGCTAAAGACAGAGAATCCAACCAGAGGCTACCTGCCGACACACCTCCAGAGCCTCAGCGGGGTTACCGAAGGTCCTATTCCGCTTCAGCACCTGTGACACTTGGACCCATGCGACCAGGGAAACCCGAGGCAAAGATCCAGTCAGACTTTGCTTACCTCCCGGACGTCTCTGTAACCTGCTCCACATCTGACTTTGTCGTCAGGATCAAACCAGCTTTCTACGGTCTGGGCGCAGAAGCAGAAGAACTGCTGTTAGGAAGCAGCTGTAAAAGCAACGGGCTTCTTAGACCATACGGCGACCTTCTTTTCTCGTATCCCCTGACCGCCTGTGATGGCGTGCGTGAG ATGCCCCACGGTTATCTGGTTTATAAATTCGTGCTCCATTATGAGCCGTCGCCAAAACGATTTCCAAGCAGAGCGCACCGGGTGGATGTAGCTATTGAATGTCGCTACCTAAG GAACCATCATGTGCACCAACTGGCTGTCCAACCAACCTGGGAAACAGTTGTTTTCCGTAAAAGGCTGAAAAGTCGTCACACGGACTACCAGATTACCCTGATGGATG ATTCATGGAGTAGAGCGGTCACCACTCGGGTCTACCAGCTTGGGCAAAAGGTTCATATCCAGGTTTCTGCTCCTCATCTACCTGCTGGAGGAAAACTCTACATACGTAGCTGCTATGCAGCTCCATCTAGTGGCTCTAAATCGTCCCTGAAATACTCCATCATAGACAACTTTGG CTGTATGCTGGACAGCAAGGGAGACCTGGGGGCCTCTGAGTTTGTTTCCCGGACAGACAGGACTGTGAGACTTTCCGTGTTGGCCTTCCAGTTTACTGCTGATCCAAACACTGAG gTCAGTATCCACTGCAGGTTATTTGTCACGTCAGAGGATCCAAGTCCTGTGCACAAATCCTGCACGTACAGGGGCAACAG GTGGAGGGCGCTTACTGGTGATGACTCCATATGTGAATGTTGTGAGTCCCGGTGTGTGACTCCTAAGCCCCGGAGGGCTATGATGGAAG GTTCTGCCAGCAGTGGGTCATTACTGGTGTCGGATCAGTCGTACACAGTAAAGGACCAGTTGCTACCAGTCAGCCTCCCTCTGGACAGCATAAGAAAACAACAGAGGACCACAAATCGTTACAGTGATGAGACGCACAGCCGGGACAGGTTCTTGGGAAAAGCAGTAAAGTATAATGATGATGGTGAAGAAGAAAGTGGAACTGCTTTTGGAGCGATGACGGGACTTAATTTAGATGAGTTTGGTTTTGGGGAGAGGGTCTTAAAGGGCAAGTGGAATGAATCTGAGGTGAAGCGTTTAGATAAGTTGAGGGAGGAGGGGTCACCGTATGAAAAAAAGGATTCAGATGAGAGAAGTGAAAATGAAGTTTATGATGTAGAGCAAGCGAACGATCTTAAACCAAAGGGAAGTGAAATGATTAGTCACTTGGAGCAGTCGCCACTGTCGAAGATTGACGCACAGCCACCTGATTCTAGAGATGAGGGAGGAAACAGGACACATGGAGGAAAGGAGGTGGAGGTTGAGGAGAAGGGGTTGATGACGGTGCACGAGGTGCAGTTGAAGAATGACAGCAGGACAGCAGATGCAGAAGATGGCGGGGAGATGACGTGGTATTTTTTTTGGAGGTAG
- the si:dkey-157l19.2 gene encoding NHS-like protein 3 isoform X1, whose amino-acid sequence MSNRDSLGFGDLLPQDVVNIFAHEKHSKKGRKKRTRSLGRALGWLKGKRRKNLSLNEKNPGLGPALDLALDGHPAGNQGGHKGGQKSGRQAHLQGNSHAALKLDDDEKTPAPPLFQENVFIESSRPKYLEDLHTEALQGLKMMQEEETNNGVEYQDSVSTISTMTAQTDGESAGFMTDSTIPDTSSVASVQSSVSTRSSRSGLTRQGSTFRPLNSGKKSEKTRTRRRHRKTVVGIPHHVQRELGLDRVDWTLNTKLDEEQLFNGETNPSPTTDGQQMGSQSEKGASINVPGISIQPLNKKNVKQLGATHAAHRDDLALLHRLGPALEDDQRPRSLAVPWLTTASSLQQELPSPVMSMSPQAAYMSKIIPNAILPPAIDVVEISRGRSRNSVRTVSKSSLLLSSPAPSRASSRASSVRTYSSKSSTITSASRNNPPNLSDTSCWSNSDSSETLVSDSSTISNSSTPKQKRNGNASAKEDKVDAHSSISKASSSNGRVIVRGDEVKKDGQFVRSLSVTKPKRAPPPPSRSYSLHSKMKRQPRFPAEIRVLPGENSLHSNSAPSEESDQNQSHSYPSKTLDSPGYNADTSSLDDSMGSSSVGPFKTQLQTMKIEKAKKVLKDASQEKRELLEESQDGTSPHLTKQPNGSSPKHKNSILAKLQNLLVGPSSTKSESSKYNKCTEERKPDSKDTVSPSVQALIEIFNIPPPPKVHAPPPPPPEVWSHSLRSCELILGPPAPGKTYAIAKKNPKDRRQQRQSPSAAAEESAKSLAVERKHKNPSVTTESVNGSLHVLELKKVQESGILNAEMRKDSNERLAQNVDLNGRGNDEKGRVSDMLNGMLMKAVERREERLAAIKEEAANKTTGQATEVKTNTDIAPAISLIHISPALSAPLVQRVSQPLPRQTTEINSITSVKVVSPESSWPPPPPPTSGSPSGPDEIDFPLPPPPLFGDDSPIIPVQVPPKSSLRSDSSCTTASVISIVKKDSIKAIIEPELHKSSTSQGVAPSPLNIPPPPPYTAPPPPLTEVLPTATDKVSLTLSPPPPVEFGPVIPKKPPSPVVQDVPPPVKDISSTLVTLVSPSPAKVVSPPLVVEVSHLPLKEVSAPSSEEVTSPPSQEHMSNVSEEAEPISKLTPPQSIPPAPPLPSQPESSEQKIELLQEKVSFEPEANAVSSNSVLIPPQNIPPQPPTELLPQSQVVTPKTDVPQTVEAPKTDVLTTKEASPSPPSEVSIPPPSPPETSSPEKTQVPAPSVPVNIPVPPPLPVQGHASIKEQPIPLSTENKTQEQTSTPVVQEEPMPLVTPSLLQMVKLRSVTSSPELPKAEEQQPQAEVTSSNQCPSSSANGEAPQKPIRKSLIMTSSTPIPPPETVPSQPTVPKSQADVVPPASLSIATSPTKKTYSAVNTNRSMNLQEAIRMRTAARSQQSPVSRLSLQPPTSPLDLHKSPSSTASFIFSKSNRNVVTETKSVPVAKEDVQKKVTSEAESMNKGAKVPPPVAKKPKTKGSEVETSEDVDQTAKQEAQQESIKEKTNGTAGTVEGGSS is encoded by the exons ctgcccTAAAGCTAGATGACGATGAAAAGACCCCGGCACCCCCGTTGTTCCAGGAGAATGTGTTCATTGAGTCCAGCAGGCCCAAGTACCTGGAGGACCTTCACACTGAGGCCCTGCAAGGACTGAAAATGATGCAGGAGGAAG AAACCAATAACGGAGTGGAATACCAGGACAGCGTAAGCACAATT TCGACAATGACGGCTCAAACAGATGGAGAAAGTGCTGGGTTTATGACAGACAGCACGATTCCTGACACGTCTTCTGTCGCCTCTGTGCAATCGTCAGTGTCCACTAGATCCTCCCGCTCTGGACTCACCAGGCAAG GTTCAACATTCAGACCTTTGAACTCTGGGAAAAAGTCAGAAAAGACCAGGACCAGAAGACGCCACAGGAAGACTGTTGTGGGTATCCCACATCATGTTCAGAGAGAGCTGG GTCTGGACAGAGTTGACTGGACACTGAATACAAAGTTAGATGAGGAACAGCTTTTTAATGGCGAGACTAATCCCAGTCCAACTACAGATGGCCAACAGATGGGATCACAGTCTGAAAAAGGAGCCAGTATTAATGTTCCAGGCATAAGCATCCAGCCTCTCAACAAGAAAAATGTCAAGCAGCTCGGTGCTACCCATGCTGCTCATAGAGATGATCTCGCCCTGCTGCACCGTCTGGGTCCTGCCTTGGAAGATGATCAGAGGCCTCGGTCTTTAGCTGTACCCTGGTTGACCACTGCCTCCAGCCTTCAACAGGAGCTTCCCAGCCCCGTCATGTCCATGTCACCCCAGGCTGCTTACATGTCCAAAATCATTCCCAATGCCATTTTGCCACCCGCAATCGATGTGGTGGAGATCAGCCGTGGGCGTAGTCGGAACAGTGTCCGCACTGTCAGCAAAAGCAGCCTGCTGCTCTCCAGCCCAGCTCCGTCCCGTGCTTCTTCTAGAGCATCTTCAGTGAGAACTTATTCCTCCAAATCGTCCACCATCACCTCTGCCTCTCGCAACAATCCTCCAAATCTGTCTGACACGTCGTGTTGGAGCAATTCTGACTCGTCCGAGACATTGGTATCTGACTCTTCAACCATCTCCAACAGCAGCACCCCAAAGCAAAAGAGAAATGGCAATGCTTCTGCTAAGGAGGACAAAGTTGATGCTCACTCCTCTATAAGCAAGGCCTCCAGCTCCAATGGCAGGGTGATCGTCAGGGGAGATGAGGTTAAGAAAGACGGACAGTTCGTGCGTAGCCTCTCTGTTACGAAGCCAAAAAGGGCCCCTCCTCCTCCAAGCCGCTCCTATTCCCTCCACAGTAAAATGAAGCGCCAGCCCCGTTTTCCGGCAGAGATTAGGGTCCTGCCAGGAGAAAATTCTCTCCACAGCAATTCAGCCCCAAGTGAGGAAAGTGACCAAAACCAATCTCACTCTTATCCCTCCAAGACTCTGGACAGCCCTGGCTACAATGCTGACACCAGTTCTCTGGATGATTCAATGGGCTCTTCATCAGTCGGTCCCTTTAAAACTCAGCTGCAGACAATGAAAATAGAGAAAGCTAAAAAGGTTTTGAAAGATGCTTCACAAGAGAAGCGAGAACTGCTTGAGGAGAGCCAAGATGGCACATCCCCACATCTCACTAAACAACCTAACGGTTCATCTCCAAAGCATAAGAACAGCATTTTAGCAAAGCTTCAAAATTTACTTGTTGGACCCTCTTCAACTAAGTCAGAGTCATCTAAATATAATAAGTGCACTGAGGAACGTAAGCCTGATTCAAAAGACACTGTCAGTCCCTCTGTACAGGCCTTGATAGAAATTTTCAATATCCCTCCACCACCTAAAGTCCAtgcacctccacctcctccacctgaGGTGTGGTCCCATAGTTTGCGTTCATGTGAGCTGATCCTGGGACCCCCGGCCCCTGGCAAGACTTATGCTATTGCAAAGAAGAACCCGAAGGACCGGAGACAACAGAGGCAGTCTCCTTCTGCAGCTGCTGAGGAGTCGGCTAAGAGCTTGGCAGTAGAAAGAAAGCACAAAAATCCATCAGTGACGACAGAGTCTGTTAATGGATCCCTACATGTGCTAGAATTGAAGAAAGTTCAAGAAAGTGGGATTTTGAATGCAGAGATGCGCAAAGATAGCAATGAAAGACTGGCTCAGAATGTAGATTTGAACGGACGTGGTAATGATGAGAAAGGGAGAGTAAGTGATATGTTGAATGGAATGTTAATGAAGGCTGTAGAGAGACGAGAAGAAAGACTTGCAGcaataaaagaagaagcagctaaTAAAACAACCGGCCAAGCTACAGAGGTGAAAACTAACACTGATATAGCACCTGCCATTTCATTAATTCACATTTCCCCAGCGCTATCTGCTCCTCTGGTGCAACGTGTTTCCCAGCCCCTCCCCAGACAGACCACAGAAATCAATTCCATTACATCAGTAAAAGTTGTATCTCCCGAATCTTCCTGgccccctccaccaccaccgaCATCAGGTAGCCCCAGTGGGCCAGATGAAATAGAttttcctcttcctccaccCCCACTGTTTGGTGATGATTCACCCATTATACCTGTTCAGGTTCCACCAAAGTCCTCCCTCAGGAGTGACTCCTCTTGCACGACTGCATCGGTTATATCAATAGTGAAAAAGGACAGCATTAAGGCGATCATAGAGCCTGAACTTCACAAGTCCAGTACATCTCAGGGTGTAGCGCCTTCTCCCTTAAATATCCCTCCTCCCCCACCATATACAGCTCCCCCTCCACCACTTACAGAGGTTCTGCCTACTGCAACAGATAAGGTATCTTTGACACTTTCTCCACCACCACCTGTAGAGTTTGGTCCTGTAATACCAAAAAAGCCACCTTCACCCGTGGTTCAAGATGTGCCCCCACCTGTTAAAGACATCTCCTCTACCTTGGTAACATTAGTATCTCCTTCACCAGCTAAAGTCGTCTCACCTCCTCTAGTTGTTGAGGTCTCACATCTGCCACTCAAAGAGGTGTCTGCTCCGTCCTCTGAAGAGGTTACGTCTCCTCCTTCTCAAGAACATATGTCTAACGTCTCTGAAGAGGCTGAACCCATCAGCAAGCTGACTCCACCACAAAGTATTCCACCTGCACCACCCCTGCCATCACAGCCAGAATCATCAGAGCAGAAGATTGAGCTTCTACAAGAGAAGGTCTCCTTTGAACCTGAAGCTAACGCAGTTTCATCTAACAGTGTTCTTATCCCCCCTCAGAATATTCCCCCTCAACCTCCCACAGAGCTTCTCCCACAATCTCAGGTAGTAACCCCAAAAACTGATGTTCCACAAACTGTAGAGGCCCCAAAAACTGATGTTCTGACAACAAAGGAGGCCTCACCTTCACCTCCATCTGAAGTATCAataccaccaccatcaccacctgAAACATCTTCACCAGAAAAGACTCAAGTACCTGCTCCTTCTGTACCTGTAAACATTCCTGTACCTCCACCTTTACCAGTTCAGGGGCATGCCAGCATTAAGGAGCAGCCTATTCCTTTAAGCACAGAGAATAAAACCCAAGAGCAGACTTCTACCCCAGTTGTGCAAGAAGAACCTATGCCCCTTGTCACCCCTTCCCTCCTGCAGATGGTCAAATTGCGGTCAGTCACCAGCAGCCCTGAGCTCCCCAAAGCTGAAGAGCAGCAACCACAGGCTGAGGTCACAAGCAGCAATCAGTGCCCATCCTCATCTGCTAATGGTGAGGCTCCTCAGAAGCCCATCAGAAAATCTCTAATCATGACCTCTTCTACACCCATTCCTCCACCGGAAACAGTCCCTTCACAACCAACTGTGCCCAAGTCCCAAGCTGACGTggttcctcctgcatctttgtCCATAGCCACCTCCCCTACGAAAAAGACTTATTCTGCCGTGAACACTAACCGTTCCATGAACCTACAGGAAGCCATCCGCATGAGGACAGCAGCCAGATCTCAACAAAGTCCAGTGTCTCGCCTCAGCTTGCAGCCTCCAACGTCACCACTGGACCTTCACAAGTCCCCCAGTAGCACTGCAAGCTTTATCTTCTCCAAGAGCAACAGGAATGTTGTGACTGAGACCAAGTCAGTGCCGGTGGCCAAGGAAGATGTACAGAAGAAGGTGACCAGTGAAGCAGAGTCAATGAATAAGGGAGCCAAGGTGCCACCACCAGTTGCAAAGAAACCCAAAACAAAGGGCAGCGAGGTTGAGACGAGTGAAGATGTGGAccaaactgcaaaacaggaagcacagcaGGAAAGTATCAAAG agaaaacaaaTGGAACAGCTGGTACTGTTGAAGGAGGGTCGTCATAA